The Glycine soja cultivar W05 chromosome 8, ASM419377v2, whole genome shotgun sequence genome has a window encoding:
- the LOC114422688 gene encoding purple acid phosphatase 17-like isoform X1 yields the protein MSMSFLFTFTIIISFGLCILYASAELQRLSHSSKHDGALSFLVLGDWGRRGAYNQSQVSFQMGKVGEKLDIDFVVSTGDNFYDNGLTSDHDNAFQESFTQIYTAKSLQKQWYSVLGNHDYRGDAEAQLSPVLREIDSRWLCLRSFIVDSELVEIFFVDTTPFVDEYFTEPQEHKYDWRGIGPQKPYITNLLKDLELALRESTAKWKIVVGHHAIRSVGHHGDTQELINQLLPILQANNIDFYMNGHDHCLEHISDTESPIQFLTSGAGSKAWRGDIKGMNRRDVNFFYDGQGFMSVKLTQTDATIEFYDVFGNVLHRLTSSKQLHSSM from the exons ATGTCCATGTCCTTTCTCTTTACCTTTACCATCATCATCAGCTTTGGCTTGTGCATTCTTTATGCATCTGCAGAACTCCAGAGATTATCACACTCTTCCAAACATGATGGTGCTCTTAGCTTCTTGGTGCTTGGTGACTGGGGAAGAAGAGGCGCTTACAACCAATCACAAGTTTCTTTCCAG ATGGGAAAGGTTGGAGAGAAGCTTGATATCGACTTTGTAGTTTCCACTGGAGACAACTTCTATGACAATGGACTAACTAGTGACCATGACAACGCGTTTCAAGAGTCATTCACTCAAATTTACACAGCAAAAAGCTTGCAAAAGCAGTGGTACAGCG TGTTAGGCAACCACGACTATAGGGGTGATGCAGAGGCCCAATTGAGCCCGGTCCTTAGAGAAATTGATAGCAGATGGCTTTGCTTAAGGTCCTTTATTGTAGATTCAG AGCTGGTTGAGATTTTCTTTGTAGACACCACTCCTTTTGTTGACGAGTACTTCACTGAACCACAGGAACACAAGTATGATTGGCGGGGCATTGGCCCACAAAAACCTTATATTACTAACTTACTCAAG GACCTAGAATTGGCACTGAGGGAATCAACAGCAAAATGGAAGATTGTTGTTGGTCATCATGCCATTAGAAGTGTTGGGCATCATGGTGATACTCAAGAACTAATAAATCAGCTTCTCCCTATCCTTCAG GCAAATAACATTGACTTCTACATGAACGGGCATGATCATTGTCTTGAGCACATTAGTGACACGGAGag CCCCATTCAGTTCCTGACTAGCGGGGCAGGGTCAAAGGCTTGGAGAGGAGACATTAAAGGAATGAACCGAAGAGACGTAAATTTCTTCTATGATGGACAAGGCTTCATGTCTGTGAAATTGACTCAGACGGATGCCACCA
- the LOC114422688 gene encoding purple acid phosphatase 17-like isoform X2 has product MSMSFLFTFTIIISFGLCILYASAELQRLSHSSKHDGALSFLVLGDWGRRGAYNQSQVSFQMGKVGEKLDIDFVVSTGDNFYDNGLTSDHDNAFQESFTQIYTAKSLQKQWYSVLGNHDYRGDAEAQLSPVLREIDSRWLCLRSFIVDSELVEIFFVDTTPFVDEYFTEPQEHKYDWRGIGPQKPYITNLLKDLELALRESTAKWKIVVGHHAIRSVGHHGDTQELINQLLPILQANNIDFYMNGHDHCLEHISDTERGTCLQPHSVPD; this is encoded by the exons ATGTCCATGTCCTTTCTCTTTACCTTTACCATCATCATCAGCTTTGGCTTGTGCATTCTTTATGCATCTGCAGAACTCCAGAGATTATCACACTCTTCCAAACATGATGGTGCTCTTAGCTTCTTGGTGCTTGGTGACTGGGGAAGAAGAGGCGCTTACAACCAATCACAAGTTTCTTTCCAG ATGGGAAAGGTTGGAGAGAAGCTTGATATCGACTTTGTAGTTTCCACTGGAGACAACTTCTATGACAATGGACTAACTAGTGACCATGACAACGCGTTTCAAGAGTCATTCACTCAAATTTACACAGCAAAAAGCTTGCAAAAGCAGTGGTACAGCG TGTTAGGCAACCACGACTATAGGGGTGATGCAGAGGCCCAATTGAGCCCGGTCCTTAGAGAAATTGATAGCAGATGGCTTTGCTTAAGGTCCTTTATTGTAGATTCAG AGCTGGTTGAGATTTTCTTTGTAGACACCACTCCTTTTGTTGACGAGTACTTCACTGAACCACAGGAACACAAGTATGATTGGCGGGGCATTGGCCCACAAAAACCTTATATTACTAACTTACTCAAG GACCTAGAATTGGCACTGAGGGAATCAACAGCAAAATGGAAGATTGTTGTTGGTCATCATGCCATTAGAAGTGTTGGGCATCATGGTGATACTCAAGAACTAATAAATCAGCTTCTCCCTATCCTTCAG GCAAATAACATTGACTTCTACATGAACGGGCATGATCATTGTCTTGAGCACATTAGTGACACGGAGag AGGAACTTGTTTGCAGCCCCATTCAGTTCCTGACTAG